The Streptomyces sp. NBC_00670 genome window below encodes:
- a CDS encoding helix-turn-helix transcriptional regulator produces MAADAVQAADAVEVRGALARLRRATGLPVAFGGLVEPGRAQIRISELSGTATAALRSLAVVSGNGLGGKVVALARPYAVTEYSAARHITHEYDAPVAREGLRSVLAVPVVVRRRVRGVLYGALRSAQPLGDRTLTAAVEAARDVEQSLVVRDEAAGLVAAARGAAGGAGAGGGDWERVREAHGALRALAPRIADPVLRAELLAVCGRLAGGSREADPGLSPREVDVLSWVAVGATNVGVAERLGVRPETVKGYLRSAMRKLGARTRGEAVVAARHAGALP; encoded by the coding sequence ATGGCGGCTGACGCGGTCCAGGCGGCCGATGCGGTGGAGGTGCGGGGTGCGCTGGCGCGGCTGCGGCGGGCGACGGGGCTGCCGGTGGCGTTCGGCGGGCTCGTGGAGCCCGGGCGCGCGCAGATCCGCATCAGCGAGCTGAGCGGGACCGCGACGGCCGCGCTGCGCTCGCTCGCGGTGGTCTCCGGCAACGGGCTCGGCGGCAAGGTGGTGGCGCTGGCCCGGCCGTACGCGGTGACCGAGTACTCGGCGGCCCGGCACATCACCCACGAGTACGACGCGCCGGTGGCCCGGGAGGGGCTGCGGTCGGTGCTCGCGGTGCCGGTGGTGGTACGGCGGCGGGTGCGGGGGGTGCTGTACGGGGCGCTGCGCTCGGCCCAGCCGCTGGGCGACCGGACGCTGACGGCGGCGGTGGAGGCGGCGCGGGACGTGGAGCAGTCGCTGGTGGTGCGGGACGAGGCGGCGGGGCTGGTGGCGGCGGCGCGGGGGGCCGCCGGCGGGGCCGGGGCGGGCGGGGGTGACTGGGAGCGGGTGCGCGAGGCGCACGGGGCGCTGCGTGCGCTGGCGCCGCGCATCGCCGATCCGGTGCTGCGGGCGGAGCTGCTCGCGGTGTGCGGACGGCTGGCCGGGGGTTCCCGCGAGGCGGATCCGGGGCTGTCGCCCCGGGAGGTGGACGTGCTGTCGTGGGTCGCCGTCGGGGCGACGAACGTGGGGGTGGCGGAGCGGTTGGGCGTCCGCCCGGAGACGGTGAAGGGGTACCTGCGGTCGGCCATGCGCAAGCTGGGCGCCCGCACCCGAGGCGAAGCGGTCGTCGCCGCGCGGCACGCCGGCGCCCTCCCGTAG
- a CDS encoding AMP-binding protein, producing the protein MTATTGTGATEEFRAARDFLLAHREDWTTAYEGFRWPRPAYFNWALDWFDVIARGNDRTALHIVEEDGSTVRLSFAELSERSDRVANWLRGRGVRAEDRVLVMLGNQAELWETMLAAMKLRAVVIPATPLLGPADLRDRVERGRVRHVVVRTSDAEKFADVPGRYTRIAVGGAPDGWQRYEDAYEEPAGFSPDGPTHSDDPLMLYFTSGTTARPKLVEHTHTSYPVGHLATMYWIGLKPGDVHLNISSPGWAKHAWSNLFAPWNAEATVFLFNYTRFDAARLMAEMDKAGVTTFCAPPTVWRMLIQADLSQLRTRPREVVAAGEPLNPEVIEQVRRAWDVTIRDGFGQTETAVQVSNSPGQRLKTGSMGRPSPGYRIELLDPVSGAPGADEGEIAIDMSDHPVGLMTGYHGDADRTAEAMAGGYYRTGDIGSRDEDGYLTYIGRSDDVFKASDYKISPFELESALLEHEAVAEAAVVPAPDEVRLAVPKAYVVLAEGWQPGPDTAKVIFEHSREILAPYKRIRRLEFGALPKTVSGKIRRIELREATAAGSTDEYREEDFR; encoded by the coding sequence ATGACGGCGACCACCGGCACGGGCGCGACCGAGGAGTTCAGGGCCGCGCGGGACTTCCTGCTCGCCCACCGCGAGGACTGGACCACGGCCTACGAGGGCTTCCGCTGGCCCCGTCCGGCGTACTTCAACTGGGCGCTCGACTGGTTCGACGTCATCGCCCGCGGCAACGACCGCACCGCCCTGCACATCGTCGAGGAGGACGGCAGCACCGTACGGCTGTCCTTCGCGGAGCTGTCGGAGCGCTCGGACCGGGTCGCGAACTGGCTGCGCGGACGCGGGGTGCGCGCCGAGGACCGGGTCCTGGTCATGCTGGGCAACCAGGCAGAGCTGTGGGAGACCATGCTCGCCGCGATGAAGCTGCGCGCCGTCGTCATCCCCGCCACCCCCCTCCTCGGCCCCGCCGACCTGCGCGACCGCGTCGAGCGCGGCCGTGTCCGGCACGTCGTCGTAAGGACCTCGGACGCCGAGAAGTTCGCCGACGTGCCCGGCCGCTACACGCGTATCGCGGTCGGCGGCGCCCCCGACGGCTGGCAGCGGTACGAGGACGCCTACGAGGAACCGGCCGGCTTCAGCCCGGACGGGCCCACGCACTCCGACGACCCGCTGATGCTGTACTTCACCTCCGGCACCACCGCCCGCCCCAAGCTGGTCGAGCACACGCACACCTCGTACCCGGTCGGCCACCTCGCCACCATGTACTGGATCGGGCTGAAGCCCGGTGACGTGCATCTGAACATCTCCTCGCCCGGCTGGGCCAAGCACGCCTGGTCCAACCTCTTCGCCCCCTGGAACGCCGAGGCGACCGTCTTCCTGTTCAACTACACCCGCTTCGACGCGGCCCGGCTGATGGCCGAGATGGACAAGGCCGGGGTGACCACGTTCTGCGCCCCGCCCACCGTGTGGCGCATGCTCATCCAGGCCGACCTGAGCCAGCTGCGTACCCGCCCGCGCGAGGTCGTCGCCGCCGGCGAGCCGCTCAACCCCGAGGTGATCGAGCAGGTGCGGCGCGCCTGGGACGTCACCATCCGGGACGGCTTCGGGCAGACCGAGACGGCCGTCCAGGTCTCCAACAGCCCCGGCCAGCGGCTCAAGACCGGCTCGATGGGCCGCCCCAGCCCCGGCTACCGCATCGAACTGCTCGACCCGGTCTCCGGGGCCCCCGGCGCGGACGAGGGCGAGATCGCCATCGACATGTCCGACCACCCCGTCGGCCTGATGACCGGCTACCACGGCGACGCCGACCGCACCGCCGAGGCCATGGCCGGCGGCTACTACCGCACCGGCGACATCGGATCGCGGGACGAGGACGGCTACCTCACCTACATCGGGCGCAGCGACGACGTCTTCAAGGCGAGCGACTACAAGATCAGTCCGTTCGAGCTGGAGAGCGCGCTCCTGGAGCACGAGGCGGTCGCCGAGGCGGCCGTCGTGCCCGCCCCCGACGAGGTGCGGCTCGCGGTGCCGAAGGCGTACGTCGTCCTCGCCGAGGGCTGGCAGCCGGGGCCCGACACCGCCAAGGTGATCTTCGAGCACTCCCGGGAGATCCTCGCCCCGTACAAGCGCATCCGCCGGCTGGAGTTCGGCGCGCTGCCCAAGACCGTGTCCGGCAAGATCCGCCGCATCGAGTTGCGCGAGGCCACGGCCGCCGGCTCGACGGACGAGTACCGCGAGGAGGACTTCCGATGA
- a CDS encoding AMP-binding protein, whose amino-acid sequence MTGHPAPDGLSYAHGTSTTPLLGDTIGANLDRAIAAYPDRDALVDVPSGRRWSYAEFGAAVDEVARGLLAKGVTTGDRVGIWAVNCPEWVLTQYATARIGAIMVNINPAYRAHELEYVLQQAGITLLIASLAHKGSDYRSLVEEVRGRCPQLRETVYIGDPSWDALTAGAPAVPHARLAEIGAGLSCDDPINIQYTSGTTGFPKGATLSHHNILNNGYWVGRTVGYGEQDRICLPVPFYHCFGMVMGNLGATSHGACIVVPAPSFEPAATLEAVQRERCTSLYGVPTMFIAELNLPDFASYDLSTLRTGIMAGSPCPVEVMKRVVAEMHMEEVSICYGMTETSPVSLQTRRDDDLEHRTGTVGRVLPHIEVKVVDPATGVTQPRGTSGELCTRGYSVMLGYWEEPAKTAEVVDAGRWMHTGDLAMMREDGYVEIVGRIKDMIIRGGENVYPREIEEFLYAHPKIADVQVVGVPHERYGEEVLACVIPRDAGDPPTLEEVRAFCDGQLAHYKVPTRLSVLDSFPMTVSGKVRKVELRERYADPDGRG is encoded by the coding sequence ATGACCGGACACCCGGCCCCGGACGGGCTCTCGTACGCCCACGGCACCAGCACGACACCCCTCCTCGGCGACACCATCGGCGCCAACCTCGACCGCGCGATCGCCGCGTACCCCGACCGCGACGCCCTCGTCGACGTGCCCTCCGGACGCCGCTGGAGCTACGCCGAGTTCGGCGCCGCCGTCGACGAGGTGGCGCGCGGACTGCTCGCCAAGGGCGTCACCACCGGCGACCGGGTCGGCATCTGGGCGGTCAACTGCCCGGAGTGGGTGCTCACCCAGTACGCCACCGCCCGCATCGGCGCCATCATGGTGAACATCAACCCCGCCTACCGCGCCCACGAGTTGGAGTACGTCCTCCAACAGGCCGGGATCACCCTGCTGATCGCCTCGCTCGCGCACAAGGGCAGCGACTACCGATCCCTGGTGGAGGAAGTACGGGGCCGGTGCCCGCAGTTGCGCGAGACGGTGTACATCGGCGACCCGTCCTGGGACGCGCTCACCGCCGGCGCCCCGGCCGTCCCGCACGCCCGGCTCGCGGAGATCGGGGCGGGGCTGAGCTGCGACGACCCCATCAACATCCAGTACACCTCGGGCACCACCGGCTTCCCCAAGGGCGCCACCCTCTCCCACCACAACATCCTCAACAACGGTTACTGGGTGGGCCGTACGGTCGGCTACGGCGAACAGGACCGGATCTGTCTGCCCGTCCCCTTCTACCACTGCTTCGGCATGGTGATGGGCAACCTGGGCGCCACCTCGCACGGCGCCTGCATCGTCGTCCCGGCCCCCTCCTTCGAACCGGCGGCGACCCTGGAGGCCGTCCAGCGCGAGCGCTGCACCTCGCTGTACGGCGTCCCCACCATGTTCATCGCGGAGCTGAACCTCCCCGACTTCGCCTCCTACGACCTCTCCACCCTGCGCACCGGCATCATGGCGGGCTCCCCCTGCCCGGTCGAGGTGATGAAGCGCGTCGTCGCCGAGATGCACATGGAGGAGGTGTCCATCTGCTACGGCATGACGGAGACCTCGCCCGTCTCGCTCCAGACCCGCCGCGACGACGACCTGGAGCACCGCACCGGCACCGTCGGCCGCGTCCTGCCGCACATCGAGGTCAAGGTCGTCGACCCCGCGACCGGGGTGACACAGCCACGCGGCACCTCCGGTGAACTGTGCACCCGCGGCTACAGCGTGATGCTCGGCTACTGGGAGGAGCCCGCGAAGACCGCCGAGGTCGTCGACGCCGGGCGCTGGATGCACACCGGGGACCTCGCGATGATGCGCGAGGACGGGTACGTCGAGATCGTCGGCCGCATCAAGGACATGATCATCCGAGGCGGCGAGAACGTCTACCCGCGCGAGATCGAGGAGTTCCTCTACGCCCACCCGAAGATCGCCGACGTCCAGGTGGTCGGCGTGCCGCACGAGCGGTACGGCGAGGAGGTGCTCGCCTGCGTCATCCCGCGCGACGCCGGCGACCCGCCCACCCTGGAGGAGGTACGCGCCTTCTGCGACGGGCAGTTGGCCCACTACAAGGTGCCCACCCGGCTGAGCGTCCTCGACTCCTTCCCGATGACG